CCGCCGTCTGATCATGAAGGCCCCCCAAGTCCTTCCATGAAGCCTGCACCGACGGCGAAACCCCGCGGCCTCAGCACTCAGCCACCGTCATTGTTGGTCCAGCCTCCTCAGTCGCCACCCAAGAGCCGAGTGTCTGTCCTGATGACTGGGGAGCAGTCGCCCTTTCTCGACCCCAGTTCGGGAGCAGCCCCCGACCTGCCGGGGGGACTCCCGAAACCGATCAAGATACCCAGCCGGCCCCTCACTCCTTTGCAACCGCCTGTGGTCCCCAAATCTCCACGGCTGTCCTCTTCCCGACCACCCtcaccgcctccgccacgaCGTTCTGGAGAGGTCCGCAGGGATAAGGAGGGAAAGCaagcgccgcccccgccagcggcacgGCTGGACAGGCCGGTGAGCACCCGCCTtatggcggcgagcttgccACAGCCTGTCGGCGGCCAGATGATGAGGAAGCCAAACTTGTCTAAGGAAACGTCGCCGTTTAATAGCCCACCGGGTAGCCCTGGAGAAGAGTTAGATGGGACACCGCCGGAACTACCCGCACGGCCGAGGCCCCAGGTTCAAACTGAGGGTTCGAGTAACCCTGGAGGCTTTGAGCCGCCTCCTCTTCATCATTCAATTGCTGGAAAGCGGATGGTTCGCGAACAGAGCACTAATGGCCCCAGCAAAGGCAAGCTCACACCGCAGCAAACAGGAGACGGCCGAATGCCTCAACTACCAAAGCCGACACCGGTGCCGACACCGGCACCAATGGGTCCTCCACAACGGATACCTACTGGAAGCCTCGCaatgccgccaccgcggccccCGCGGCCTGTTCCGCAGAGCAGTACGACCAAGACCGTACCTGTTTCTACCTCGGCGCCAACAAGCCGCCCAGCCTCCCAGATCTCCTTCCGCCAGTttccagcgccgccgacgcagcaACTCGTCATCGCGAAAACTAGGGAGAAGATGCCGGAGAAAGAGCCAGCTGAACGCGGAACGAAAGCACAGTCAACCGCTGTGCCCGTGAAAGCTTCTGTGACTTCATCGGTCCCAGGCTCAGTACCCCTGAAGCCGGAGCCGTCGAGTCAGGTAACAGCATATCCAGACGGATCGAAAGCCAACCGCCGACCTCCACTCGTCAAGAGGGGCTGCTCGGAGCTGCAGACGAGATACGATCCAAGGATCTTTGACGTCTGTGGAGAGCTGGTTTGCACCAGTGGCCACCTAACGCGAGTCTGGAGCAtcatggacggcgagcaACTTATGAGTCTTGCTCACACAGAGGGCGTCAAGGCTACCGCTGTGGCATTCAAGCCCGGCGCAGATGCTAACACGGAAGGCTCCATACTGTGGGTCGGTACCAGCTTGGGTGAGATCATGGAGGTTGAAGTGGCGACTCAGCGCATTTTACAGAGCAAAGGGGGCGTACACGCACGATGCGACGTCACTCACATATATAGACACCTCAACGAGCTGTGGACGTTGGACGAGAGCGGCACCATACACATATGGGGCCCTGATATTGACGGAACACCAAACCTGAGCGGCCATCCCCATCAGAGCAACAAGCTTCCGAGGGGACATACTTTCTCCATGGTGGTTGGCGACGAACTGTGGCACGCCACCGGGAAAGCTGTGCGGGTTTTCTCTCCCTCACTGGACGGGAGCAGACCCTTCCAGGTTTTGGTGCGACCACTGACTGCCGATGGTGCAGGCGACatcagcgccggcgcgcagGTGAAGACGCACCCAGGGCAAGTATTCTTCGgtcacgtcgacggcaaggtcagTGTGTTCTCGACCAAGGACTATTCTTGTCTGTCCGTTCTCAGTGTCAGCTCCTGGAAAATCAACGCGCTCGCCGGGGTGGGCGAGCACATGTGGGCGGCGTACAACACGGGCAAAATGTGCGTATACGACATGAGCCAACAGCCGTGGGTGGTCAGGAAGGAGTGGCAAGCACATGACCAGCCCATCGTCAAGATGAAGGCAGATCCGGCAAGTTCCTACCGATTAGACCGGCTACAAGTCATCTCACTGGGGGCGGACAACAAGATCAAGGTGTGGGATGGGCTCCTGCAAGACGACTGGCTTGAGGAGGACATGAAGTCCAAAGACACGCAGTATTGCGACTTCGATGAAATTCACGCCCACATCATGACCTGGAACGCCGGTGCGTCGACACCCCACAGCCTGCGATATTCGGATGGCGATGCCACCTTCTTCCAAGAGCTGGTCCAGTCGAGCGGCTCGCCGGACATTTTCGTGTTTGGCTTCCAGGAGCTtgtcgacctcgaggacaagacTGCGACGG
The genomic region above belongs to Purpureocillium takamizusanense chromosome 5, complete sequence and contains:
- a CDS encoding uncharacterized protein (TransMembrane:1 (o901-919i)~COG:U~EggNog:ENOG503NUKE), with the protein product MNPSTDDGPDGSSIKPVSSLLARFENMNQATAGQPPSQPPAPSRSISPAPKPDRLRSFKPLHEGNPMPSKTPIKAVPKQADLQLAKKTGPPSDHEGPPSPSMKPAPTAKPRGLSTQPPSLLVQPPQSPPKSRVSVLMTGEQSPFLDPSSGAAPDLPGGLPKPIKIPSRPLTPLQPPVVPKSPRLSSSRPPSPPPPRRSGEVRRDKEGKQAPPPPAARLDRPVSTRLMAASLPQPVGGQMMRKPNLSKETSPFNSPPGSPGEELDGTPPELPARPRPQVQTEGSSNPGGFEPPPLHHSIAGKRMVREQSTNGPSKGKLTPQQTGDGRMPQLPKPTPVPTPAPMGPPQRIPTGSLAMPPPRPPRPVPQSSTTKTVPVSTSAPTSRPASQISFRQFPAPPTQQLVIAKTREKMPEKEPAERGTKAQSTAVPVKASVTSSVPGSVPLKPEPSSQVTAYPDGSKANRRPPLVKRGCSELQTRYDPRIFDVCGELVCTSGHLTRVWSIMDGEQLMSLAHTEGVKATAVAFKPGADANTEGSILWVGTSLGEIMEVEVATQRILQSKGGVHARCDVTHIYRHLNELWTLDESGTIHIWGPDIDGTPNLSGHPHQSNKLPRGHTFSMVVGDELWHATGKAVRVFSPSLDGSRPFQVLVRPLTADGAGDISAGAQVKTHPGQVFFGHVDGKVSVFSTKDYSCLSVLSVSSWKINALAGVGEHMWAAYNTGKMCVYDMSQQPWVVRKEWQAHDQPIVKMKADPASSYRLDRLQVISLGADNKIKVWDGLLQDDWLEEDMKSKDTQYCDFDEIHAHIMTWNAGASTPHSLRYSDGDATFFQELVQSSGSPDIFVFGFQELVDLEDKTATAKRFLKSSKKKEGTDQERMSHQYRDWRDFLMKTLDDYMPADDLYHLLQSAPMVGLFTCVFVKSSLRERIRNLSAAEVKRGMGGLHGNKGAVCIRFQVDDSSLCFINCHLAAGQTQSNSRHTDVAAILDTTMFSEERDPAACIDSFTCGGDGTMILDHELCILNGDLNYRIDTMSRDTVVKAVQQQNLSKLLERDQLLVARRRNPAFRLRAFDELPIRFAPTYKYDVGTDNYDTSEKKRSPAWCDRLLYRGRGRIQQQEYRRHEVRVSDHRPVTGSFRLWVKKVKPRDRAVAWMESQQGFEDLQQQVLADEKLLYLVNTCGYEEAASRKYVKEQVARKAHRSPSRTASGQ